Sequence from the Paenibacillus riograndensis SBR5 genome:
ATCCCGCCTAGTCTGCCCACAATGCCGAACGTTGGCGCATTGCCGCCTGCTCCCTTGCCTTCACTGCCCGGGATTGTAATTTTCACGAATTCTGTGCTGCCTTTATCGCCTTCAACTTTCCTCACTTCTACCTGAACCGCAGGATACGCAGCGAACAGCTGCCTGATCTGCTCTCCATTCACAAAAGCGCTGTCCATCGTGTTCAAAACCGTAATCGTCTGATGAAGTGCCATTTATAATTCCTCCCCGGATGTGCTTTCTCTCAATCTGTTAGAGTTATACTATCTTAAATTCCAAACGCTCCACAATGTACCGTCCTGCCAAAACTGCACTGCTTTTCTTGTCCTTTGCAGATAAACCTTACTCAAGGCGTACGCTCTGCCCCGGACGGCGTTTTCTTGGGAGCAAACAGGAAGCAATAGAGCCAAACGGAGAGCATACGGGGAAGGCCCATGGAATTACATGGTATTACAGGCAGGAACTAGGTATACACTGGGGAGGCACTGAGTATAAACAAGGAATAAACCATTCTTAAAAGAAGTCGGTATATCTTATTCAGCAGGCAGCATGATATCGTGAACAAGAAGTAAGCGGATAAACGGACACCGGATACTGGTCACGGAAAGTTAGCAGGAGCCCGGAATTGCAGATGCAGGGCTTTCGATGTTTTCCCCCAGAGACATACAGTCACATATTGAAACACATACAGACACACTCTATTGCACTTCATACAGCAGATTCCCCTTCAAATCACTTAATAACAGAAACTATTGCACTCTCTGCAGCAGATCTCCGGGAAAGGGCGCTTTTAGCCCTCATTCGCGAAAATCAATTGCACAGAATACAACAGAAGGCGATTTCCCGCCGCAAAATGAGCATTTTACTGCAGAGAATACAATCATGCCAGCTTTTTCAGGCAAGGAAGCGGAAGATTTATCAGGAGGACAACAACATGACGCAGGAACAACTTCACACCATCATTCAAACTGAGGCTGAAGCAACGGGCTTTTCGGGAACTATATTAGTAAAAAGCGGCACCCATGCTGCAGTCTCCGGCGCATACGGCTATGCCAGCAAAGCAGACACAAGACCCAACCGTCCGGACACGCGGTATGGCCATGCTTCCGGCTCCAAGCTGTTCACAGCGATTGCCGTCTGCCAGCTGATGGAGCAGGGCAAGCTTGCACTCGACAGCAAAATCATGGATATTCTGGAGCAGGCAGAGTTTCCCCGGTTCAGCAGTGACATTACCGTTCATCACCTGCTGACCCACAGCTCGGGCATTCCCGATTATTTTGATGAAGAGACGATGGATGATTTCGCCTCACTGTGGACCACACGGCCAATGTATCAGTTGCGGGAGCTTAAGGACTTCCTGCCGATGTTCCAGGAGCTGCCGATGAAATTCACGCCAGGTACCAGGTTCCATTACAATAACGCGGGGTACATCCTGCTCGGCTTGCTGGTGGAGAAGCTTGGCGGGATGGCATTCACGGATTATGTGGAGCAGTTTATTTTCAAGGCTAGCGGGATGGCAGACTCGGGGTATTTTTCGTTGGATGCACTCCCCACTAATACGGCCCATGGATATATTGAGAATGAAGACGGAACCTGGACCACCAACATCTACTCTATTCCGGTAAAAGGGGGCGCGGACGGCGGCGCGTTCGTCACTGCTCCTGATATGCTCCTGCTATGGGAAGGGCTGCTTCAGCATAAGCTGCTGGGACCGGAGCTGACTGCCTTGCTGCTTGCCCCTCATATTCATGACGACAAAGAAGAATATTACGGCTACGGGGTGTGGATTACGAAGCGCGGCGGGGGGATTTATAAATATCATGTGATGGGCTACGATCCCGGCGTATCCTTCCACTCCGCTTACTATCCGGCCAGCGGCGTTACCACAGCCGTTCTCTGCAACCACAGCCGGGGCGCATACCGGATGATGCGGGCGATAGAAGAGTGCCTGAACTCCCATACGAATGTATGACACAGGTGAAACCTGGAGGCTGAGCTGACATTTTTTTTATAAAAAATGTGTTGTTTTTCATTTTAAAGCATCATAAGATGGGTTCAGGCATCGATGTACTCTATATGAAAGAGAAGATCATATGAACGTAACCGTTGAAGACATACCGTACTCTAAAATTGTATACATGAGACAGAAGGGTCCTTATGGAATGGCCAACTCACAGTTAATGGAGAAATTTAAAGGGTGGGTACAATCTAATTCCTTTACTGACAGTATGTCTGTTATCCTCGGGATTGCCCAAGACAATCCTGCCTTGGTGGAACCGGAAAATTGCCGGTACGATGCATGTCTGGTGGTACCTGAGGAATACAGTGTAAATTCTGATGAAGTCAGCGCGGGCAGTATTAGCGGAGGAAGTTATGCGGTATTTAAGATCCCTCATACTGCAGAAGCTGTTCAAAAGGCCTGGGTTGATATATTCACGGAGTTGGCGAATCAGGGGTTAACTCTGGACGAAACAAGACCCATCCTGGAGCGGTATACCGTTGAACTTGTTAATCGTCATTATTGCGAAATTTGTGTGCCTGTTCAATAAAAACAGCGGCAGTCCCGGACGTTTTCCCGTCCAGGGCTGCCGCTGTTGATTATCTTCAGCTAAATAGAGTGAACTTAAGATATTTACATTAGGGACTTCGTCGGGACTACGGAGAATGTTTGGACTTCCGGCCGCTGTTGTCTACAGATTTCTTGATTTGTACCGCTGTTCGCGGTGGAAATCCGCAGACAAAGGCGGACGCATTCGCTCCTACAGTTCCAAACTTCCCCTCCATCCCTTTTGCCTTTTGTTACTTTTTCATGTTCGCTTTTTATAATTAATACCGCGTTACCCCATCCTTGGTTACCAGCGCGAACACCAGCGGCTGCGGCGGCACCGGCTCGGCGGAAATCAGGTAGGCTTCCAGCACCTTGGCTTCGGCCTCCTGCACCTTATCCGCTCCGGCGTCGTTCACATGCAGCACCGCTATCGTTTCACCTGCGGCTACGGCGTCGCCGACTTTTTTGGACAGCTGAATGCCTACAGCCAGATCAATAGCCGATTCCTTCGTTTCGCGTCCCGCCCCTAGCAGCATGGCTGCGATGCCGATGTTCTCGGCCTGGATGCTTTCCACGTACCCGGCAGTTACCGCCTTCACTTCAATGAAGGTCCGCGCAGACGGCAGCGTGCCGGGAGACTCCACCTGAGTGATGTCCCCCCCCTGTGCCGCAACGATCTGCTTGAACTTGGCCAGCGCGCTGCCGTCCGCAATGTGGGACTTCAGAATCGCCCGTGCCTCCGTCTCGTCCTTTGCCTTGCCGCCGAGAACGAGCATCTGACTGCCCAGAATCAGGCAGACTTCCTCCAGGTCCGCTGGCCCTTGGCCCTTCAAGGTTTCGATGCCTTCCTTGATTTCCAGGGCATTGCCGATGCCGTATCCAAGCGGCTGGCCCATATCGCTGATGACGGCCACCGTGTTGCGGCCAAGATGTGTGCCGATATCGACCATGGCCTGCGCCAGCGCAATGGAATCGTCCAGCGTTTTCATGAATGCGCCGCTGCCGGTTTTGACATCGAGGACAATGGCGTCTGCCCCGGCAGCGATTTTCTTGCTCATGACGGAGCTGGCAATCAGCGGAATCGATTCCACTGTCGCCGTCACATCACGCAGCGCGTACAGCTTTTTGTCCGCTGGGGTGATGTTGCCCGATTGGCCGATCACAGCCGCTCCGATTTCGCCAACCTGAGTGAAGAAGCGTTCCCGGTCCATCTCTACCGAGAAGCCGCTGATGGATTCCAGCTTGTCGAGTGTGCCTCCGGTATGTCCCAGTC
This genomic interval carries:
- a CDS encoding serine hydrolase domain-containing protein, yielding MTQEQLHTIIQTEAEATGFSGTILVKSGTHAAVSGAYGYASKADTRPNRPDTRYGHASGSKLFTAIAVCQLMEQGKLALDSKIMDILEQAEFPRFSSDITVHHLLTHSSGIPDYFDEETMDDFASLWTTRPMYQLRELKDFLPMFQELPMKFTPGTRFHYNNAGYILLGLLVEKLGGMAFTDYVEQFIFKASGMADSGYFSLDALPTNTAHGYIENEDGTWTTNIYSIPVKGGADGGAFVTAPDMLLLWEGLLQHKLLGPELTALLLAPHIHDDKEEYYGYGVWITKRGGGIYKYHVMGYDPGVSFHSAYYPASGVTTAVLCNHSRGAYRMMRAIEECLNSHTNV
- a CDS encoding AraC family transcriptional regulator, with product MNVTVEDIPYSKIVYMRQKGPYGMANSQLMEKFKGWVQSNSFTDSMSVILGIAQDNPALVEPENCRYDACLVVPEEYSVNSDEVSAGSISGGSYAVFKIPHTAEAVQKAWVDIFTELANQGLTLDETRPILERYTVELVNRHYCEICVPVQ
- a CDS encoding pyrimidine-nucleoside phosphorylase, which translates into the protein MRAVDLIQKKRDGGELSREEIAYLIQGYSKGEIPDYQISAWAMAVYFQGMNARETGDLTLEMAMSGDQVDLSPIAGIKVDKHSTGGVGDKTTVVLAPLVASAGVPVAKMSGRGLGHTGGTLDKLESISGFSVEMDRERFFTQVGEIGAAVIGQSGNITPADKKLYALRDVTATVESIPLIASSVMSKKIAAGADAIVLDVKTGSGAFMKTLDDSIALAQAMVDIGTHLGRNTVAVISDMGQPLGYGIGNALEIKEGIETLKGQGPADLEEVCLILGSQMLVLGGKAKDETEARAILKSHIADGSALAKFKQIVAAQGGDITQVESPGTLPSARTFIEVKAVTAGYVESIQAENIGIAAMLLGAGRETKESAIDLAVGIQLSKKVGDAVAAGETIAVLHVNDAGADKVQEAEAKVLEAYLISAEPVPPQPLVFALVTKDGVTRY